From the genome of Argonema galeatum A003/A1, one region includes:
- a CDS encoding XisH family protein — MSRRDNLHLSLRRTLEKDGWTITDDPLILVLEQTLLKADLGAEKFFAAEKEGRKIAV, encoded by the coding sequence ATGTCTAGACGTGATAATTTACATCTATCCCTGCGCCGCACTCTCGAAAAAGATGGATGGACGATTACGGATGACCCGTTAATTTTAGTGTTAGAACAAACGCTTTTGAAAGCTGATTTAGGAGCCGAAAAGTTTTTCGCAGCAGAAAAAGAAGGACGGAAAATTGCTGTATAA
- a CDS encoding Uma2 family endonuclease, with the protein MTYTTTKPLTFAEFLQVCPEDGSYELIDGEIVKVDSIGSNKSVSRYLIKSFDREAERLGLDYIVDKDIAIRTFTNSGTERGRRPDVSVVEKRIWQRYLNTYVGIIEPLQLAVEVVSTNWEDDYVDKLDEYQRSGIFEYWIVDYLAIASRSYLGNPKVPTVLVYQLVEGVYQMSKYTGSDRIISSTFPELELTVSAIIKASQG; encoded by the coding sequence ATGACCTACACTACTACTAAACCACTAACATTTGCAGAGTTTTTGCAAGTATGTCCCGAAGATGGCAGTTATGAATTAATCGATGGGGAGATTGTCAAAGTGGATTCTATCGGATCGAATAAGAGTGTCTCTCGATATCTCATTAAAAGTTTTGACAGAGAAGCAGAGCGATTGGGACTTGATTACATTGTGGATAAAGATATAGCGATTAGAACTTTTACCAATTCTGGAACTGAACGAGGCAGAAGACCTGATGTAAGTGTAGTTGAAAAGAGGATTTGGCAGCGGTATCTCAACACTTATGTAGGCATAATCGAACCGCTGCAATTAGCTGTAGAAGTCGTGTCTACTAATTGGGAAGACGACTATGTTGATAAACTGGATGAATATCAGCGATCGGGCATTTTTGAATATTGGATCGTTGATTATTTGGCGATAGCTTCCCGGAGTTACTTGGGAAATCCGAAAGTGCCGACAGTGTTGGTTTACCAGCTAGTAGAAGGAGTATATCAAATGAGTAAATATACGGGAAGCGATCGCATCATCTCTTCCACTTTTCCAGAGTTGGAGTTAACAGTATCAGCCATTATAAAAGCAAGCCAAGGATAG
- a CDS encoding DUF3368 domain-containing protein produces the protein MIVVSDTSPINYLLLINQIDLLPNLFQQIIIPNVVRDEMLDLDAPPVLQQWIANPPSWLTVQTVPVIDATLNTLDPGEQAAITLAQTLPADLLIIDERLGRQIAAERGIAIIGTLGILADAATQGSIDLAETIAQLQQTNFRVSRRIIQALLNKPTN, from the coding sequence ATGATTGTCGTTTCCGATACCTCACCGATCAACTATCTACTGCTCATTAACCAGATCGATCTACTGCCCAACCTATTCCAACAAATCATCATTCCTAACGTGGTTCGGGATGAAATGCTCGATCTAGATGCACCACCAGTTCTTCAACAATGGATTGCTAATCCTCCTTCCTGGCTTACTGTTCAAACTGTTCCCGTAATTGATGCAACCCTCAATACCCTCGATCCTGGGGAACAGGCCGCGATTACCCTGGCTCAAACCCTACCAGCAGATCTGCTGATTATTGATGAACGCTTGGGACGACAGATTGCAGCAGAGCGTGGTATTGCCATAATCGGCACTCTTGGAATTTTGGCTGATGCCGCAACTCAAGGTTCGATCGACCTTGCTGAAACCATTGCACAATTGCAACAAACGAACTTTCGGGTTTCCCGTCGTATAATTCAGGCGTTGCTAAACAAACCAACGAATTAG
- a CDS encoding UPF0175 family protein — protein sequence MQITIDLPDELIQHFNPNRLTREILEALAIQAYQTEKITHAEVGRILGLPSRWAVDAFLKQHNADLHYDEADLERDREILSQLRAKQANSAS from the coding sequence ATGCAAATCACAATCGACCTCCCCGACGAGCTAATTCAGCACTTTAATCCAAATCGCCTCACCCGTGAGATTCTAGAAGCTCTAGCGATACAAGCCTACCAAACTGAGAAAATTACCCATGCTGAAGTGGGTCGCATTCTGGGGCTACCCTCTCGCTGGGCAGTGGATGCCTTTTTGAAACAGCACAATGCCGATCTGCACTACGATGAGGCGGATTTGGAACGCGATCGCGAAATCCTCAGCCAACTGAGAGCTAAACAAGCCAACAGTGCCTCATGA